The Hymenobacter sp. DG01 genome has a segment encoding these proteins:
- a CDS encoding protein-L-isoaspartate(D-aspartate) O-methyltransferase: MHADTYRHRGLRRTLVEELRRKGIRDERVLTAIGTVPRHLFFEDAFQPHAYQDKAFPIGEGQTISQPYTVAYQTELLQVQPGERVLEIGTGSGYQCCVLLELTPHVFSIEYNPVLFERTARRLAAMHRPAHLFGGDGSLGLPQHAPFDKILVTAGSPALPRPLLRQLRVGGALVIPVGDEQTQRMVRVVRESEEEFSRQVLEEFRFVPLLGQAGWNK, encoded by the coding sequence ATGCACGCCGACACCTACCGCCATCGTGGATTGCGCCGCACCCTGGTGGAGGAGCTGCGCCGCAAAGGTATCCGCGACGAGCGGGTGCTGACGGCCATCGGCACGGTGCCGCGCCATCTGTTCTTCGAGGATGCCTTTCAGCCCCACGCCTACCAGGATAAGGCTTTTCCGATTGGCGAGGGCCAGACGATTTCGCAGCCCTACACCGTGGCCTACCAGACCGAGCTGCTGCAGGTGCAGCCCGGCGAGCGGGTGCTGGAAATCGGGACGGGCTCGGGCTACCAGTGCTGCGTGCTGCTGGAGCTGACCCCGCATGTGTTCAGCATTGAGTACAACCCGGTGCTGTTCGAGCGCACGGCCCGCCGCCTGGCCGCCATGCACCGCCCCGCCCACCTCTTCGGCGGCGACGGTTCCCTGGGCCTGCCCCAGCATGCCCCCTTCGATAAGATTCTGGTTACGGCCGGCTCCCCAGCCCTGCCGCGCCCCCTGCTGCGCCAGCTGCGGGTAGGCGGTGCGCTGGTCATTCCCGTAGGCGATGAGCAAACCCAGCGCATGGTGCGCGTGGTGCGGGAAAGCGAGGAAGAGTTTTCGCGGCAGGTGCTGGAAGAATTCCGCTTCGTGCCCCTGCTGGGCCAGGCCGGTTGGAATAAGTGA
- a CDS encoding peroxiredoxin — protein MMRRTLIGLLVLLSGGSCQRPAVPATSAAATPRAAPEAPDINLPGLDGTKLALSSLRGKYVLVDFWASWCGPCRAESPNLRKIYGQFHSRGLEIYSVSLDVNRARWHQAIAADELTWHHVSDLRGWQSAGAQAYGVHSIPYSVLLDPEGRVLAYNLRGRALGQKISEYIPLD, from the coding sequence ATGATGCGCCGAACTCTTATTGGGCTGCTAGTGCTGCTAAGCGGCGGTAGCTGCCAGCGGCCGGCGGTGCCTGCTACTTCAGCCGCCGCAACGCCCCGCGCCGCCCCCGAAGCTCCTGACATCAACCTGCCCGGGCTCGATGGCACCAAGCTGGCGCTGAGCAGTCTGCGCGGCAAGTATGTGCTGGTTGATTTCTGGGCTTCCTGGTGCGGGCCCTGCCGGGCCGAAAGTCCCAATCTGCGCAAAATTTACGGGCAGTTTCATAGCCGGGGGCTGGAAATCTACAGCGTGTCGCTGGATGTGAACCGGGCCCGCTGGCACCAGGCCATTGCCGCCGATGAGCTGACCTGGCACCACGTTTCGGACCTGCGCGGCTGGCAGAGCGCCGGGGCCCAGGCCTACGGGGTGCATTCCATTCCGTACTCGGTGTTGCTCGACCCGGAGGGCCGCGTACTGGCTTATAATCTGAGAGGTCGGGCCCTGGGCCAGAAGATTTCGGAATACATTCCGCTGGATTAA
- a CDS encoding TlpA disulfide reductase family protein: MKSLLYVGALLGMTNACNKNTTPTSSTNGAATDASSYQLTGQLQNAPAGTKVYLAELGETQFVSRDTATVDEKGQFTFSGSLPEAGIYQVKLNDQNQALVALENGRQVQLSGDAQQFGRSYTVKGSPDSDLLQQISRTMETSRQQMQQLEQRFNQAAEQNRRDSLSILQEKAMALQKQGSASLSRLVRQSPNSVVSAFVVTSLINPDDNFALADSVANVLKKNRPDSRYTKALVARLEPLRTTAVGVEAPEISLPTPEGKAVSLSSLRGKYVLIDFWASWCGPCRQENPNVVKAYNKFKAKGFEIYSVSFDQDRGKWLKAIQTDKLTWTHVSDLKGWESAAGQTYGIKSIPQSYLLDPQGRIIAKNLRGEALDATLASVLK; this comes from the coding sequence ATGAAAAGCTTGCTTTACGTAGGCGCCCTGCTGGGCATGACCAACGCCTGCAATAAAAACACTACCCCCACCAGCAGTACCAACGGGGCGGCTACCGATGCCAGCAGCTACCAGCTCACGGGCCAGCTGCAGAACGCCCCGGCCGGCACTAAGGTCTATCTGGCCGAGCTAGGCGAAACCCAATTCGTGTCGCGCGATACGGCTACGGTGGATGAGAAGGGGCAGTTTACGTTCAGCGGCAGCCTGCCCGAGGCGGGCATCTACCAGGTAAAGCTCAACGACCAGAACCAGGCGCTGGTGGCCCTGGAAAACGGCCGCCAGGTGCAGCTTTCCGGCGACGCCCAGCAGTTCGGGCGGAGCTATACCGTGAAAGGCTCCCCTGATTCGGACCTGCTCCAGCAAATCAGCCGGACCATGGAAACCTCGCGCCAGCAGATGCAGCAGCTGGAGCAGCGCTTTAACCAGGCCGCCGAGCAGAACCGCCGCGACTCCCTGAGCATTCTGCAGGAGAAGGCCATGGCGCTGCAAAAGCAAGGTTCCGCGAGCCTGAGCCGCCTGGTGCGCCAGAGCCCCAACTCGGTGGTGTCGGCCTTCGTGGTGACCAGCCTTATTAACCCCGACGACAACTTCGCGCTGGCTGACTCGGTGGCGAACGTGCTGAAGAAAAACCGCCCCGATTCGCGCTACACCAAGGCCCTGGTGGCCCGCCTGGAGCCCCTACGGACCACGGCCGTAGGCGTGGAAGCCCCCGAAATCAGCCTGCCAACCCCCGAGGGCAAAGCCGTGAGCCTGAGTAGCCTGCGTGGCAAGTACGTGCTCATCGACTTCTGGGCCAGCTGGTGCGGCCCCTGCCGACAGGAAAATCCCAACGTGGTGAAAGCCTACAACAAGTTCAAGGCCAAGGGCTTCGAGATTTACAGCGTATCCTTCGACCAGGACCGGGGTAAGTGGCTGAAGGCCATCCAGACCGATAAGCTCACCTGGACTCACGTTTCCGACCTGAAAGGCTGGGAAAGCGCTGCCGGCCAGACCTATGGCATCAAGTCTATCCCGCAGTCGTACCTGCTCGACCCCCAGGGCCGCATTATTGCGAAAAACCTGCGCGGCGAGGCTCTGGACGCTACCCTGGCTTCGGTGCTGAAGTAG
- the alaS gene encoding alanine--tRNA ligase, whose amino-acid sequence MSLPTASHVRQQFLDFFASKGHHIVPSAPIVVKDDPTLLFINSGMAPFKDYFLGNKPAPFKRIADTQKCLRVSGKHNDLEEVGYDTYHHTMFEMLGNWSFGDYFKKDAIAWAWELLTDVYKLPKDRLYVTYFEGDKGDGLGPDTETQDLWRQYTSDDRILPGNKKDNFWEMGDTGPCGPCTEIHIDLRDEAEVAQKGGAELVNADHPQVVEIWNNVFMEFERRADKSLLKLPQQNVDTGMGFERLMMAVSGVKSNYDTDVFQPLIQFIAAEAGLQYHGTAPATVNDQPATENEKTDIAIRVIADHIRTISFTIADGQLPSNVKAGYVIRRILRRAVRYAFSSLNQKQPFLYKLVPVLADQMANIFPELKAQQQFVQRVIEEEEIAFLKTLENGLRRLDALEEAARQNGNRIDGKTAFELSDTFGFPLDLTALIAREKGLTVDEEGFKTELEAQKSRSRNAQEAEQSDWAIVTESEEQPAFVGYDQEQAPARLLRYRRTDRKGKTEYQVVLDQTPFYAESGGQIGDTGYLVSPLSKVRVLDTKKENDLIVHTVLELPQDLDAEFSAEVDHARRDQIRRNHTATHLLQAALREVVGTHVAQKGSLVNEKLLRFDFSHFTKVTDDQLRQVETIVNRKIRQQIPLDERRNVPIDEAKALGATALFGEKYGEFVRVITFDREFSVELCGGTHVRTTGDIGFFKITSESAVGAGVRRIEAVTAEAAEAFVNQQLDLLGQVREALGNPQHLIPSIEKQTEEIAGLRKQIEQFAQQSINQQKDQLVGQVKPLNGVSFLAAQVQATSADALKTLAFNLRQSVPNLVAVLGAEIDGKPQLAVMLDDELAKGGKLNASQLVRELAKEIQGGGGGQPFFATAGGKNVAGLGAAIGKAEELVSKVLV is encoded by the coding sequence GCCCATCGTGGTGAAGGACGACCCCACGCTGCTGTTCATTAACTCGGGCATGGCCCCGTTCAAAGACTACTTCCTCGGCAACAAGCCAGCCCCCTTCAAGCGTATCGCCGACACCCAGAAGTGCCTGCGCGTGTCGGGCAAGCACAACGACCTAGAAGAGGTGGGCTACGATACCTACCACCACACCATGTTCGAGATGCTCGGCAACTGGTCGTTTGGTGATTATTTCAAGAAGGACGCCATTGCCTGGGCCTGGGAACTGCTCACGGACGTGTACAAGCTGCCCAAAGACCGTCTCTATGTCACCTACTTCGAGGGCGACAAAGGCGACGGGCTCGGCCCCGACACCGAGACCCAGGACCTGTGGCGCCAGTACACCTCCGACGACCGGATTCTGCCCGGCAACAAGAAGGATAACTTCTGGGAAATGGGCGACACCGGCCCCTGCGGCCCCTGCACCGAAATCCACATCGACCTGCGCGACGAGGCCGAGGTGGCCCAGAAAGGCGGCGCCGAGCTGGTTAACGCCGACCACCCCCAGGTAGTCGAAATCTGGAACAACGTGTTCATGGAGTTCGAGCGCCGCGCCGATAAGTCGCTGCTAAAACTACCTCAGCAGAACGTAGATACGGGCATGGGCTTCGAGCGTTTGATGATGGCCGTGTCGGGCGTGAAGTCGAACTACGACACCGACGTATTCCAGCCCCTCATCCAGTTCATTGCCGCCGAGGCCGGCCTGCAGTACCACGGCACGGCCCCCGCCACCGTGAACGACCAGCCTGCCACGGAGAACGAGAAAACGGATATTGCCATCCGGGTTATTGCCGACCACATCCGGACCATCAGCTTCACCATTGCTGACGGCCAGTTGCCCAGCAACGTGAAGGCTGGCTACGTGATTCGCCGCATCTTGCGCCGCGCCGTGCGCTACGCGTTTTCCTCGCTGAACCAGAAGCAGCCCTTCCTCTACAAGCTGGTGCCCGTGCTGGCCGACCAGATGGCGAACATCTTCCCCGAGCTGAAGGCCCAGCAGCAATTCGTGCAGCGCGTGATTGAGGAAGAGGAAATTGCCTTCCTGAAAACCCTGGAAAACGGCCTGCGCCGCCTCGACGCCCTAGAAGAAGCGGCCCGCCAGAACGGCAACCGCATCGATGGCAAAACAGCTTTCGAACTGTCAGATACCTTCGGCTTCCCCCTGGACCTCACCGCCCTCATTGCCCGCGAAAAAGGCCTGACTGTGGACGAGGAAGGCTTCAAGACGGAGCTGGAAGCGCAGAAAAGCCGTTCGCGCAATGCCCAGGAGGCCGAGCAGAGCGACTGGGCCATCGTAACGGAATCGGAGGAGCAGCCGGCGTTTGTGGGCTACGACCAGGAGCAGGCCCCGGCCCGCCTGCTGCGCTACCGCCGCACCGACCGCAAAGGCAAAACCGAGTACCAAGTAGTGCTCGACCAGACGCCGTTCTACGCCGAATCGGGCGGACAGATTGGCGACACGGGCTACCTGGTGTCGCCCCTGAGCAAGGTGCGGGTACTGGACACGAAAAAGGAAAACGACCTCATCGTGCACACCGTTCTGGAACTGCCCCAGGATCTGGATGCCGAGTTCAGCGCCGAAGTGGACCATGCCCGCCGCGACCAGATCCGCCGCAACCACACGGCCACCCACTTGCTGCAGGCCGCCCTGCGCGAGGTAGTAGGCACCCACGTAGCCCAGAAAGGCTCGTTGGTAAACGAGAAGCTGCTGCGCTTCGACTTCTCACACTTCACCAAAGTAACCGACGACCAGCTGCGGCAGGTGGAAACCATCGTGAACCGCAAAATCCGGCAGCAGATTCCGCTGGATGAGCGCCGCAACGTGCCCATCGACGAGGCCAAAGCTCTGGGTGCTACCGCCTTGTTCGGCGAGAAGTACGGCGAGTTCGTGCGCGTCATCACCTTCGACCGGGAATTCTCGGTAGAGCTCTGTGGTGGCACCCACGTCCGCACCACCGGCGACATTGGCTTCTTCAAAATCACCTCGGAAAGCGCGGTAGGAGCAGGTGTGCGCCGCATTGAGGCCGTAACCGCCGAAGCGGCCGAAGCCTTCGTGAACCAGCAGCTGGATTTGCTAGGCCAGGTGCGCGAGGCCCTGGGCAACCCCCAGCACCTCATTCCCAGCATCGAAAAGCAAACCGAGGAAATTGCCGGCCTGCGCAAGCAGATCGAGCAGTTTGCCCAGCAGAGCATCAACCAGCAGAAAGACCAGCTGGTAGGCCAGGTGAAGCCCCTCAACGGCGTGAGCTTCCTGGCCGCTCAGGTGCAGGCCACGTCCGCCGATGCCCTCAAAACCCTGGCCTTCAACCTGCGTCAGTCGGTGCCCAACCTGGTGGCCGTACTCGGCGCTGAAATCGACGGTAAGCCCCAGCTGGCTGTTATGCTCGACGACGAACTGGCCAAAGGCGGCAAGCTGAACGCCTCCCAGCTGGTGCGCGAGCTGGCCAAGGAAATTCAGGGCGGCGGCGGTGGTCAGCCGTTCTTCGCCACGGCCGGCGGCAAGAACGTAGCTGGTTTGGGTGCTGCTATTGGGAAGGCTGAGGAGTTGGTGAGCAAGGTGCTGGTATAG
- a CDS encoding acyl-CoA thioesterase — MLRKQKPVKDSFVRMTELVLPNDTNTLNNLMGGRMMHLMDVCAAISAQRHSNRIVVTASVDNVSFREGIKLGSVITLEAQVTRSFSSSMEVHINVWAEDIPSGTKIKSNEAFLTFVAVDQSGRPIDVPEAVAETPEEISLYDGALRRRQLRLVLGGRMSPHEATELKALFDLE, encoded by the coding sequence ATGCTGCGCAAACAAAAGCCCGTTAAAGACTCCTTCGTTCGGATGACCGAACTCGTGCTGCCCAACGATACCAACACGCTCAACAACCTGATGGGGGGCCGTATGATGCACCTAATGGACGTGTGCGCGGCAATTTCGGCCCAGCGCCACTCCAACCGCATCGTGGTAACGGCCTCCGTCGATAACGTTTCGTTTCGGGAAGGCATCAAGCTGGGCAGCGTGATAACGCTGGAAGCCCAGGTGACGCGCTCCTTCAGCTCTTCTATGGAAGTGCACATCAACGTGTGGGCCGAGGACATTCCGAGTGGCACTAAAATCAAGTCTAACGAGGCGTTTCTCACCTTCGTGGCCGTGGATCAGTCGGGCCGACCGATTGACGTGCCGGAAGCCGTGGCGGAAACCCCGGAGGAAATCAGCCTCTACGATGGCGCACTGCGCCGCCGTCAGCTGCGCCTGGTGCTGGGCGGCCGCATGAGCCCCCACGAAGCCACCGAGCTTAAGGCACTTTTCGACCTGGAATAA
- the gatB gene encoding Asp-tRNA(Asn)/Glu-tRNA(Gln) amidotransferase subunit GatB, which translates to MDESIKAKYQPVIGLEVHAQLLTRSKMYSSDENEYGALPNNNLSVITLGHPGTLPRVNYTAVEYAMKMGLATNCQIRRDNLFARKNYFYPDLPKGYQITQDKTPICTGGHVEVRLSDGSTKKIGITRIHMEEDAGKSMHLAGEVETLVDLNRAGVPLIEIVSEPDIRNAEEAYAYLSEIKKLVQYLGICDGNMEEGSLRCDANISVMLKDADQFGTKVEVKNMNSFRNVQRAIEYEIERQIALAEAGEVIDSETRGFDAQTGTTSGQRSKETMNDYRYFPEPDLPPVIIDDEWLHRVQAELPALPQQLYARFTGELGLSDYDANVLTADKDVALYFDELTRLTTNAKAAANWVTGPVKAYLNERALTLDQFPLTPQHLADIIGLIDENKVGHSVASKQLFPYLLENPAQTAAAAAEAQGLLQQSDAGALEAMIQQVLDANPAKVAEYRAGKKSLTGMFMGELMKLTGGKADPKMANQLLRQKLDA; encoded by the coding sequence ATGGACGAAAGCATCAAAGCCAAATACCAGCCCGTCATTGGTCTGGAAGTACACGCCCAGCTGCTCACGCGCAGCAAAATGTACTCCTCCGACGAAAACGAGTACGGCGCTCTGCCCAATAACAACCTCAGTGTCATCACGCTGGGGCACCCCGGCACGCTGCCGCGCGTGAATTACACGGCCGTGGAGTACGCCATGAAAATGGGCCTGGCCACCAACTGCCAGATCCGGCGCGACAACCTGTTCGCGCGCAAAAACTACTTCTACCCCGACCTTCCCAAGGGCTACCAGATTACCCAGGACAAAACCCCCATCTGCACCGGCGGCCACGTAGAAGTGCGCCTTTCGGATGGCTCGACCAAGAAAATCGGCATTACCCGCATCCACATGGAGGAAGATGCGGGTAAGAGCATGCACCTGGCGGGCGAGGTGGAAACCCTGGTGGATTTGAACCGGGCCGGGGTGCCTTTGATTGAAATTGTGTCGGAGCCGGACATCCGAAACGCCGAGGAAGCCTACGCCTACCTCTCTGAAATCAAGAAACTGGTGCAGTACCTGGGCATCTGCGACGGCAACATGGAGGAAGGCTCTCTGCGCTGCGACGCCAACATTTCGGTGATGCTCAAGGACGCCGACCAGTTTGGTACCAAGGTGGAGGTCAAGAACATGAACTCCTTCCGCAACGTGCAGCGGGCCATTGAGTACGAGATTGAGCGGCAGATTGCCCTGGCCGAAGCCGGCGAGGTAATCGACAGCGAAACCCGGGGCTTTGATGCGCAGACCGGCACCACCAGCGGGCAGCGTAGCAAGGAAACCATGAACGACTACCGGTACTTCCCGGAGCCCGATCTGCCCCCGGTTATTATCGACGACGAGTGGCTGCACCGCGTGCAGGCCGAGCTGCCGGCGCTGCCCCAGCAGCTCTACGCCCGCTTCACCGGCGAGCTGGGCCTCTCGGATTACGACGCCAACGTGCTGACCGCCGACAAGGACGTGGCTCTGTATTTCGATGAGCTGACGCGCCTGACCACCAACGCCAAGGCCGCCGCCAACTGGGTAACCGGCCCCGTGAAAGCCTACCTCAACGAGCGGGCCCTAACCCTCGACCAGTTCCCGCTCACGCCCCAGCACCTGGCCGATATCATCGGGCTGATTGATGAGAACAAGGTAGGCCACTCGGTGGCTAGCAAGCAGCTGTTCCCGTACCTGCTCGAAAACCCTGCCCAAACCGCCGCTGCCGCTGCCGAAGCACAAGGCCTGTTGCAGCAGTCGGATGCCGGTGCGCTGGAAGCCATGATTCAGCAGGTACTCGACGCCAACCCGGCCAAAGTAGCCGAGTACCGCGCCGGCAAAAAGTCGCTAACCGGCATGTTTATGGGTGAGCTGATGAAGCTGACCGGCGGCAAGGCCGACCCCAAGATGGCCAACCAGCTGCTGCGCCAAAAGCTCGACGCTTAG
- a CDS encoding energy transducer TonB, with translation MRKHLLLLSLGLSSIATQAQEYTGSSTTTTAKYFNKQGDIQPTAEGASYSEETELKEGNAATVRTFYISGKPRSVIFYEDLARHMVHGISEGWHENGNLSWHSEMQHGKPSGPYRNHYPSGQLHYEQNYADGKRQGELVVYYPDGRLKRREIYADNQRVNGTCYNPQGQEMPCYEFEVMPSFPGGQQALLQYIGQNTRYPGKALRRGVEGKVFVKFVVDTTGVVSNVRIDKGVDPLLDTEAVHVVKNLPRFEPGRQDGRPVPVYFTVPITFSINKSSLFRQKPRAGNQPASGL, from the coding sequence GTGAGAAAACATCTACTGCTACTCAGTCTTGGGCTGAGCAGTATTGCCACTCAGGCTCAAGAGTATACTGGTTCGTCAACAACTACTACTGCTAAGTATTTCAACAAACAGGGAGACATACAGCCTACCGCCGAAGGGGCCTCTTACAGTGAGGAAACCGAACTGAAGGAGGGCAATGCCGCAACGGTTCGTACATTCTACATAAGCGGCAAACCTCGCTCCGTAATCTTCTACGAAGACCTGGCACGCCATATGGTGCATGGCATCAGTGAGGGCTGGCATGAAAACGGAAACCTGAGCTGGCATTCAGAAATGCAGCACGGCAAGCCTTCAGGTCCTTATAGAAACCACTATCCCAGTGGTCAGTTGCATTACGAGCAGAACTATGCAGATGGTAAACGGCAAGGAGAGCTAGTTGTCTATTACCCCGATGGCAGGCTCAAGAGACGTGAAATATACGCAGATAATCAGCGGGTAAACGGTACTTGTTACAATCCGCAAGGCCAGGAAATGCCTTGTTACGAATTTGAAGTGATGCCCTCGTTTCCGGGTGGTCAGCAAGCGCTGCTGCAATATATTGGTCAGAATACCCGGTATCCAGGTAAGGCTTTGCGACGGGGCGTGGAAGGTAAAGTATTCGTAAAGTTTGTCGTTGACACTACAGGTGTGGTAAGCAATGTGCGCATTGACAAAGGAGTTGACCCATTGCTAGATACAGAGGCTGTACACGTAGTCAAAAATTTGCCTCGTTTCGAGCCTGGAAGACAAGATGGGCGGCCGGTGCCGGTGTACTTTACTGTTCCCATCACTTTCTCTATAAATAAATCCTCTCTGTTCAGACAAAAGCCGCGTGCAGGCAATCAGCCGGCGTCAGGGCTCTAG